The DNA sequence AACCCTGCAGGTCTCTAAGCAAGAGAGTAGGATGTTTTAAGCCCCCCGTGGATGCTGATAACTTTGAGTCAGGACTCAGCCCACATTCCCTTTCTAAATCCAGTCTCTATTCATCAATCTAAACAGGATTAAACAGGATTATGTCACTCTCATTACATCTTTACCTTAAAATgttcctgtggctgtggcccctgtggctcagtggttgcagcGTCagctcatgcactgaagggtcatggggttgattcctggtcaagggcatgtaccttggttgcaggtttgctccctgccACTGTTTGGGGCgtatgtgggaagcaaccaatcaatttctctctctttctctcctcccctccttttactctctgaaaagcaatggaaaaaatagccttgggtaagcattaacaataataacaacaacaaaatgtttctGTGGTTTCAGATTCATCACCTTCCCCCTTTGCTGCTGAGTCTGGTTCTTTACCCCATTTTTGCCCTCCCTCTGCTTGCAAAAATGTTACAAAAACTGTGGACACTCACTTTCAGagtttttactaggggcccagttcacaaatttgtgcacctttaaaggaactgtgggccacaaggatGCGGTGGGAACAGGGGttggtctcggcccatcctccacaccccagcccggccccttctgctgcagccccacccccatctgctgctggcagccccgctcctgccacttctcccacatgctgacggtgccagcagcaggtgcgagcagtggctgctgccctgattgcccctcaggagcaggggaaggtggagccCTGAGGGGCCACCAGGGCTAGCAGCTGCCGTttacacccgctgatggcactgagtgatcggggctggtgctgggcagcagcagtggatgcaagcagcagctccggcaccggcagcaggtgtgagccccgggtgggactgtggcacacaggagcaaataattttcagtaaccaccagaggctcgccccaatgacagcaacaggtgccccaccttggtctggtgcccctgctcacctgctctgccATTCCGCTGCTGCCaaagcctgccatgttccacacacgccccctggtgatcatagcaaccagttgttcagttgttcccccattcggtctatttgcatattagccttttattatataggattttcaatcTGCCAGACCAGGCTGTCTATTCCTGTGCTAGTCAGTCCTGAGCTCTGTCTGATGGGTGCCACGCTGTATCCTGACCTGTGTGGGGTGCCATGGAGGGAGAATATAAGACCCAGACCTCAAGAAGTTCCCAGTTTAATGGGGGAGACAAGATACACACACGAAGACAGCGGGAGCATAGTTACAAAGCAGCAGGTCTGATCGATACATTAGAAATCTAAAGCATTAGCGACCCAAccaagccctcagcccctccttcaaGTCCCCTTGGCTCAGAACTTCCCTGAGTCTCCTTTGACCTCATTTAGTATTTCTCTTCCATCTCTTTCCCATTGGCTTCTTTATAGCATCAACAGCTAGGCCAGTGTCTAGGTGTGCTGTCAAAGCTTATAGCAAGATCGCTTTAGGATTCTCTATTCAGTCTGATCATCCCCAGCTACCGACCACCTCACAAGGACTGAATTCGTAATAGCCACCTTGCTTTCAAAGCATGGTCTGATAGTGCTTCTATTCCTAACCATTTCTTCTTTGGTCAGGGAGCTGTGTTCCATTGGGAAggaaaattcaatcaggaagaaatatCCAGCTGGTGAGAGAGATTCCTATAGTCTCAGTAACAGATTGGTCTAAGGATTCCTGAATCCAGAACCCtcatcttctccctctcccagcctgctcaACCCATATTAggtgcaggcacatccctagtctGTGGTGAAGTCAGAACTCGGTCCTCCTTCTGCTTGACTCACACCCCTGTCCCCACCTGTCATCTCTGTTATCTCTCTGCCTCTGCGTCCCAACAGAGAGGAGCCCTGATGCCGCAGCATCTGAAGCCCTTTTCCGACGGCTCTGCGCACATCTGAAGAAGAGAAGTAGAAAAGCAGGGGGTCCAGACTGGCGTTGAGGGAACTGAATACCACAGCTTCCGCTCGCCACGTGGGGCTTTTCTTTGTGTAAAATCCCACCAGGTGGGACACGTTATAAGGCCCGAAGCACACCAGGAAATTGAGGAGTGTCACAACAGCCAGCCCCACAGCCCGGCGCCGCCTCTGGACCCCGACGTGGGGCTGGGTGAGCATGATCCACACAAAGCGCCAGTAGCAGAAGATGGTGACCCCCATGGGGATGAAGAAGAGGACCAGGCACAGCTCCAGCCGCACAGGAATCACCACCTCCAGCTGCTTTTCGGTGAAGTTCTCATAGCAGGTAATTTCATTGGTATTGGTGGCACTCTCGGTCGAGTTCAAGTACTGAACGATGATCACGATGGTGCAGTGACCAAAGGACATGATCCAGGCGACCAGAGCAGCAATCACCCCATAGATGGGCCGGCGGGACAGCTTGTACTGCACGGGGAAAGCCACTCCCAGGTAGCGCTCGATGCTGATGCCTGCCAGGAGCCACGTGCTGCAGTAGATGCTGCTGTAGAAGCCGAATCCCGTGAGGGCACAGACAATCTCGGGCAGATACCAGCGGAAGTCAGATGCAGCCTCAATGATCTTgaagggcagcagcagcagcaggaggaggtcCGCCAGCGTCAGGCTGAGCAGGAGGATGtggacaggtgcagggtggggctggcggACCCGGCCCACGAAGGCCCGCAGAGCCAGGAGGTTTGCAGGAAGACCGGTGAGGAAGATGATGACGTAGGCCGAGAGAATCAAGGAGCTCTTCAAGTCTGGCATGACTATTctggaagaggatgaggaagggcagggtcaggggtcccCCACTCACAACCTGCAGACCTGCCTCCGGTTCAGGATGAGGACATCCTCTCTGGCAGctcccccttcccaggcccaggccttctgctgccaccactgcttgCTCACAACACCTGCTAGAACTGCCCAGAGCAATTATTGACTTTGCCTGGGGCGGGATATTAACTGCGAGTTATTACGTTTGCCATCATGTGTCTCTGGGGGAGACCAACCCTTGGCTTCCCAAGGGAATTCCCCTCTGGTTTCCCAGCCTTTCTCCTGCTCTGCTCACAGATACAGGAAGTGACTGATATCAGTTTCCAACTCTCCTTAAGTCCCTTCCTCAGTCAGAGATcttcagagagaaaaggcaaGCCTTCTCACACAGAGAACGCTGTGAGGAccaggccccccacccagtgctgaCTTGCCACACAACCACCCACACACCAAGGAAGCAGGTGCCCAGTCCCCAACCCATCTCCCTACCTCgttttcctctcctttttgcAGAACACAGATTCTCCTCCACCGTTTCCTCCTCTGTCCAACACCAGACTCTGGGACTGTACTAAAAAAGGAAGTTAGTTacgcgtgggggtgggggcagtaggAGGATCAGTGAACCAGCACTATTTTGGGGGGACTTGTCCCCCAGAAAGTTAGAGAATATTCAGGAAAACCCGCAGGCAGTCACTGGCTCCTGAGCCTGGAGTTTTGACTGTAAATAGAAGAACTCTTCTTCACGGGGTAATTCAGTTTCCACTTTGGTTATGACCCTCACCACCCACACAGTCTGgcccctccatcctcctccaGGCTTGATGTCCCAGGCCTCGCTTCCTTGCCCCCACACTGGCTCCCGTCTCCTTATATTCAATTCTGACAGATTTCCTCCAGCTCAATACCGTCTCCTCCCAATTCTGAGCCTGCCATCTCTTCCCAGAGCTCAAGCACTAAGTTAGCTGCCTTGCCTTGTCTTCGTTCCGGATAGATGGCTTCTTGGAAAAGAAAGTCTGAAAGCTGCTGGGAAGGAGAAACAGAGCTTCAGCCACTGCTACCGCCCATTTCACACAGGAAAATATTGTAAGGAACCTGGCTGCTAGAAAGCTTTTATACCAGCACAAGTCATGtgaccagagagaggaaggtcagTAATTGAGCACT is a window from the Eptesicus fuscus isolate TK198812 chromosome 21, DD_ASM_mEF_20220401, whole genome shotgun sequence genome containing:
- the FFAR2 gene encoding free fatty acid receptor 2; its protein translation is MPDLKSSLILSAYVIIFLTGLPANLLALRAFVGRVRQPHPAPVHILLLSLTLADLLLLLLLPFKIIEAASDFRWYLPEIVCALTGFGFYSSIYCSTWLLAGISIERYLGVAFPVQYKLSRRPIYGVIAALVAWIMSFGHCTIVIIVQYLNSTESATNTNEITCYENFTEKQLEVVIPVRLELCLVLFFIPMGVTIFCYWRFVWIMLTQPHVGVQRRRRAVGLAVVTLLNFLVCFGPYNVSHLVGFYTKKSPTWRAEAVVFSSLNASLDPLLFYFSSSDVRRAVGKGLQMLRHQGSSLLGRRGREITEMTGGDRGVSQAEGGPSSDFTTD